aatagcaaagacttggaaccaacccaaatgtccatcagtgacagactggattaagaaaatgtggcacatatacaccatggaatactatgcagccataaaaaaggatgagttcatgtcctttgtagggacatggatgcagctggaaaccatcattctcagcaaagtatcgcaagaaccgaaaaccaaacaccgcctgttcttgctcataggtgggaattgaacaatgagatcacttggacacagaaaggggaacatcacacactgaggcctgttgtagggtggagggaggggagagggataacattaggagatacacctaatgtaaatgacgaattaatgggtgcagcacaccaacatggcacatgtacacatatgtaacaaacctgcacgttgtggacatgtaccctagaacttaaagtataaaaaaaaaaaagacatgctaAATGTAAATAGGCTGACAACTTCACGTGTTGGTGAGGGTGTAGAacaactggaattctcatacTCTGATAGTAGAAGTCAATGTTAGCATAACCGCAAGGCATAACTTTGTAATGGCATAAAATAGAGCTGAATAAGCACATCCTACATAACTTATTTGCACCCTTACACATATTGCCGAACAGAAATATCTCCagatgtttattaaaatatagcACAAGAATACAAGAATATTCTGTACACTAATTCTAATAgatccaaactggaaacaacccaaatgctcatcaacaaaagaatgtataaatatattttggtgtTTTAACCTTGAATATTaggcacacaaaaaaattaaaagactacTGGTAGATATAACAATATGGAAAAATCTTATAAACATAATATTTagtaaaagaagacagaaatcaaTGGGTAAAtactttataatttcattttacagtCCAAgaacatgcaaaaattagttaTGTGTGTTATATGTTAACTAAAATCGCATTTTATAACAGTTCAACAAGATTAACAATAGACATATGAGTGAGATAAAATTCAGGCTCAGCCAATGTGTGATTAGGGTGAGGGGCAGAGAGAGGGCTGGGGAAAGGCTTCAAAAAATAAGGAATACAGATGTCACAAATTCAAAATATCCAGGAGAACAAGCGAATAAGGGAAATGATGAACCAAAACGAAATTAACCACAGCGGCATGATCATGATAGTAAGTGGAACTGACATTCTGCTTCACTGTCAGGAAGTCTCTAGGGCAAGATGGAACTGAGAATCACAAGTGTGTGTCTTGTCTAAAGGGAACAGCTGCGAGGAGCACCTGCCAATCACTTTTTTACACAGCGATACAGCTTCTAGCTTTTCTAGCTATTCCAGTTCCTCAAAAAGGTAAATATTCATGCCTTtacaactttattttaatttgtgaaGTATATACCCACACACATTTTAGGTTGAGTGAGAGAAAAAAACGTATCTTTAATTGTTACATGTCCCATAGCACATAACTTCTGATAAAGTTTGCCATAGTTCAGGACTGTTTTGTTCACGTCAGTATCTTTTGTGCCTGGCATAGAGTATGCAAGCAGTACATTTGTTTCTGAATAAATCAAAAGATTAATTAATGAACTTggactgtgttttttaaaagcaagtatGAGTTTTCAAAACAGAGCTGAGAACATACTGCTCTCAAAGATGACATATGCAAAAGGCTGGATGATTGTAAAAAGCATGTGTTTGGGGACCTATTTGTAAGTCAGGATTGCAGAAGCTTAGTTTTCTTATTTGCAATATTGAGCAAAAGACGATGAAACCAGAGAGGTGCGGGAGAGAAAGAGGGTGGGAGAAACTAGGTGTCATGTTAAGAGGTTTGAATATTTATCTTATGGGAATAGATTATAGGAAGCCAACAAAGGCTTAAGCAGAAACTTGGTTAGGTTTGCAATTAGAAAGAACATTCTGGTGGAAGTGCATTCAGTAGGATAGAGAGATAAGAGACATCAttcctaatttttccttttcaaaacaaCTTTCCCCAGGGACTTTTAGGGTCTCTCAAGTACATAGGGTCAGAAGTCTAAAAAGCAGCTTAAGGAATAAACCATCAAACAATCCCTCTACTGTCAAAAAGAATATATGGTTGagtatcacttgtccaattcagTCATCTTGAAAGCAACTGATGTTGGTCATTTCTGTGTTAAAACTAAGTCATGAAACACAAACCACTGAACCACATTCTTAATTCAGACTTAATCGCATTTATTATAGTGCAAATCAAATACATTCTTCCCACAACAGAGCAACATTGAATACCATTGTAAACTAAATTTTTGGATGCCAAGGAAAGATGAAAGCAAGATAAAACATGTGACAGAAGCATCTTGCATTAGATGAGGCACAGTAAAACTAAGAAACATCAGTTGCTACTAGCAAAGAAGCAAAAGTCCATGgagtttgaatttttgttttggatCCTCAGAGTGATTATTCACCGGAACAAAGAAGCTACTGGTTTCACAGTCCAGAGCAAGATGGACGACACGTGTTGAACACATGGGTCAGAGGTTGGCAACCACTGAACAGAGGCCTCAGAGGTCTGAGGCTGCTGGACACAACGTGAAGAGTTTGAGGACCATAGGCTAAGCAACTCGAGGGTCGGCATCCAGAAGTGAGGAGGTTTTGGGGCCGGCAACTGTTGGAGAAGCAGGATTGGGGGCGATAGCCACTGGGCACACAGCCTCCTAGGGGCTGGTAACTATTGAGCAGCACCCTCAGTGGACGATAGCCGCTGGACACGTAGCTCTGTGGTCTACAGGACAGTGGAAGGCAGGAGCTGGAGACgaaagaagaagcaggaagaaaacTGCTTCCTTGGCAGGGCCTGGGCACGTAGTAGGCAGTGGAAGAACCGCAAGAGGTTTCAAGGTTGCCGGTCTCACAGTGGGCCGGCTGGCAGCTGGTTGGTTCACCGCAGGTCTCTTGGCAGTTGTCTGTGAGCCAGGTAGGGTCTTGACAGCTAGCGGGTAAGCAGAGGACATCTCCACAGCTGACGTTAGTAGGGCAGAGGGCGATGGAGGTGAGAGGAATATGGCAGGAGGTTCTGAGAGATCCTGAGCTGCAGTTTCCAGAGCAATAGTTGGGGCAAGACATAGTGAGGTTGTGAGAGCAGGCTGCGGTTGAGGGAAAGAAGCGAGTGTCTCAAGTTTGTTCTGCCCTTCCTTAACTTGACCCTTTATATATCCCTAGAAGGTGGTGCTTCTGCATACAGACTCTTCCTCTTGTTGTATGAGGATGCATCAGAACTCTTTATTATATATAGCCAAGGAAGTGATGCTTCCACCTTCCATAAAACTGGATGTTCCTTGCAATGCCATCCATTGATTAAGTCTATCTATAAACCAATGCGACTGCTTTTTAATAGGATCTATCCTTCTTAAATTATccaaacaaaacagacacattTTAAAGTCTATGTACTTATTCCAATGATAACCACCATTGCACAAACATTCTTAACATTCCTCTCTTAGAATTCTCTTTGAAAGTTGTAGCAACTTCTTTGAAACAGTGACAAGTTAaatctttttgaagaaaaattcTATTCTTCTTGGAAATTGCCAAAAGTAAATAACTTGGAAGCAAGTGTACGAGAAAATGAAAATCCTTGCAAACTATATGACAGAAATATGGACAATTTCAGTATATTTTGCTTGAttagaatttatttctcaaagttatGATTTGCGTTATTTCAGAATTGTGTTTGGACTTGTCTTTCTACCAAAATAtctttattcaaaaatatgtgctCATTTTActcatttcaataaataaataaaccaagtcAACATGAAACCTTGGCTTATGTTTTAGGTATTCTTGAATATAGATAATGAAGTTGGGTTCAGTTAAAATTATATATCCTactgagaaaaaaagcaaataaatagacCCCTTAAAGAAAGTCAGGCAACTTGATATTTTTCATGATTATTACAAGCTTATGTATTGCATCGTTTCTCATATTCCAACGGAAAAATTATTgttcttggttaaaaaaaatacattgaatttgacatgaatttattttgctttctacaTTGGTCTTGATGTCAATTTCCAAAAAGGAGCTTCTAAGCTGCTTTACATAGGGAATAGCATCAGGATAAAGTATTATTTTCCTAGGTTTGAGTACTGTAAAGGTCAtttgagaacacatatttctggtaaaagttgttttaaaaaatgtatgattGTAGTTAGCTTCAACTA
The nucleotide sequence above comes from Macaca nemestrina isolate mMacNem1 chromosome 4, mMacNem.hap1, whole genome shotgun sequence. Encoded proteins:
- the LOC105472761 gene encoding keratin-associated protein 26-1; the encoded protein is MSCPNYCSGNCSSGSLRTSCHIPLTSIALCPTNVSCGDVLCLPASCQDPTWLTDNCQETCGEPTSCQPAHCETGNLETSCGSSTAYYVPRPCQGSSFLPASSFVSSSCLPLSCRPQSYVSSGYRPLRVLLNSYQPLGGCVPSGYRPQSCFSNSCRPQNLLTSGCRPSSCLAYGPQTLHVVSSSLRPLRPLFSGCQPLTHVFNTCRPSCSGL